A genomic stretch from Nilaparvata lugens isolate BPH chromosome 8, ASM1435652v1, whole genome shotgun sequence includes:
- the LOC111064150 gene encoding UDP-glycosyltransferase UGT5 — MVWIVYHIIALGAVLQLNVCDGANILCIFPVPSYSHQQPLLAVSRELAARGHNLIVINTNPTKTPLKNHRDIDLGFLYNEFEELRKRGLSLQSRISPYKIVHDYKLFMEFITPKALEAPQVQQLINEINGTKFDLIFYESIMLSSFLGFSELVGNPPIVGMLTINPFVISDPLVGNPEIPSYIPSVLLPNEHRMTFVERVNNFLINAYYHYVKIRYMDPLQEIYIKRYFGNVKHTAYEMERNISLMLISSDLASSYPKPIHPNTIYVGPTHIEKNFPPLPQDIQKWMDDSEDGVIYFSLGSNMKGTSVPAEKRNAFIRAFSMFPRVRVLWKWESDEKLPGQPDNVLVKKWLPQQAILAHPKTRIFISQVGLQSMQEATHYGVPILGVPLFADQDFNARKLMQAGAGRAVDFHYVAFENIYENLKELLTNSSYAENMRILSRITKDKPMPAVETAVWWIEYVLRHNGAPHLRPACKDLVWYQYYSLDIIAAIGATIMLILTLSYSTVKMIVKKLVNSKLKTQ, encoded by the exons ATG GTGTGGATTGTGTATCATATTATTGCACTTGGAGCAGTCCTTCAATTGAATGTGTGTGATGGAGCCAATATACTGTGTATCTTCCCAGTTCCATCCTACAGCCATCAACAGCCCTTACTGGCTGTCAGCAGAGAGTTGGCTGCAAGGGGTCACAATTTAATTGTCATCAACACAAATCCAACTAAG ACACCATTGAAAAACCACAGAGATATCGACCTCGGATTCTTGTACAATGAGTTCGAAGAATTGAGAAAACGTGGATTGTCACTGCAATCTAGAATAAGTCCATATAAGATAGTTCACGATTACAAACTGTTTATGGAGTTCATTACACCAAAAGCACTGGAGGCGCCACAAGTGCAACAGCTTATCAA tgaGATAAATGGAACGAAGTTTGATCTCATATTCTACGAGAGTATCATGCTTTCAAGTTTCCTGGGTTTCAGCGAGTTAGTCGGCAACCCACCAATAGTGGGCATGCTAACAATCAACCCATTCGTGATCAGTGATCCATTAGTAGGTAACCCAGAAATACCTTCGTACATTCCATCAGTACTCCTGCCCAACGAACACAGAATGACCTTCGTAGAACGAGTAAACAACTTCCTCATAAACGCTTACTACCATTACGTGAAAATACGCTACATGGATCCACTGCAAGAAATATACATCAAGAGATATTTCGGGAATGTGAAGCACACCGCTTATGAAATGGAGAGGAATATCAGCTTGATGTTAATAAGCTCTGATCTGGCGTCAAGCTATCCCAAGCCAATTCATCCCAATACTATTTATGTGGGTCCAACGCACATTGAGAAGAATTTTCCACCTCTACCTCAG GATATCCAAAAATGGATGGACGATTCAGAAGATGGAGTAATCTATTTCAGTTTGGGAAGTAACATGAAGGGCACATCAGTTCCAGCCGAGAAAAGAAATGCTTTCATCAGAGCTTTCTCCATGTTCCCACGAGTTCGAGTTCTGTGGAAATGGGAGAGTGACGAGAAACTACCTGGACAACCTGACAATGTTCTTGTCAAAAAATGGCTACCGCAACAAGCAATACTTG CACATCCTAAAACACGGATCTTCATAAGCCAAGTGGGCTTGCAAAGTATGCAAGAAGCGACTCACTATGGTGTGCCGATTCTGGGCGTCCCATTGTTCGCTGACCAGGATTTCAATGCCAGAAAACTGATGCAGGCAGGTGCTGGAAGGGCTGTGGATTTCCACTACGTAGCTTTCGAAAATATTTATGAGAATTTGAAGGAACTTCTAACAAACTCGAG CTATGCAGAAAACATGAGAATTCTTTCAAGAATCACGAAGGATAAACCAATGCCAGCAGTGGAAACAGCAGTTTGGTGGATTGAGTATGTGCTGAGGCACAATGGAGCCCCGCATCTCAGACCAGCTTGCAAGGATTTAGTCTGGTATCAGTACTACAGTCTCGACATCATTGCAGCTATTGGGGCCACTATTATGTTGATCCTTACTCTTTCTTATTCAACCGTAAAAATGATTGTCAAAAAGCTGGTGAACAGTAAATTAAAAACACAATGA